Proteins encoded within one genomic window of Pseudodesulfovibrio senegalensis:
- the cmk gene encoding (d)CMP kinase — MSDTMIVTIDGPAGVGKSTMARLLAAELGIAYLDTGAMFRAVAWRLGDGVQHWEPGRLEEELGWIEFSLEGSGAETRLRLNRNLVGDEIRTEEVGMWASNVATMLPVRGFLKSAQQNLGQRFSLVAEGRDMGTVVFPDAPHKFFLDADVKVRAKRRYDQLNGMGKPADLKALEASIAKRDEQDRNRAVAPLKPADDAVLVDSSAMTKEQVFARILEVVKG; from the coding sequence ATGAGTGATACCATGATCGTGACCATCGACGGTCCGGCCGGCGTGGGCAAGAGCACCATGGCCCGGCTGCTGGCCGCGGAATTGGGAATCGCCTATCTGGACACCGGGGCCATGTTCCGGGCCGTGGCCTGGCGGCTGGGGGACGGTGTGCAGCATTGGGAGCCGGGACGGCTTGAAGAGGAACTGGGCTGGATCGAATTTTCTCTGGAAGGTTCCGGCGCGGAAACGCGCCTGCGGCTGAACCGCAATCTGGTGGGCGACGAGATCCGCACCGAGGAAGTGGGCATGTGGGCCTCCAACGTGGCCACCATGCTGCCGGTGCGCGGGTTTTTGAAAAGCGCGCAGCAGAATCTCGGCCAGCGTTTTTCGCTGGTGGCCGAGGGCCGCGACATGGGTACGGTGGTTTTTCCGGACGCGCCGCACAAGTTTTTTCTGGACGCGGACGTGAAGGTGCGTGCCAAGCGCCGTTATGATCAACTCAATGGTATGGGCAAGCCCGCGGACCTCAAGGCGCTGGAGGCCTCCATCGCCAAGCGCGACGAACAGGACCGCAACCGGGCCGTGGCACCGCTGAAGCCTGCGGACGACGCCGTGCTGGTGGACAGCTCCGCCATGACCAAGGAGCAGGTCTTTGCGCGCATACTCGAAGTGGTGAAGGGATAG
- a CDS encoding UbiA-like polyprenyltransferase, whose amino-acid sequence MLKSLIVICRMVKIEHSVFALPFAFAGAFLAARGWPGLWPLLVLTVAMVAVRSFAMGFNRLVDLDIDRDNPRTQDRPLVTGELSRGFTMVFLAAMAAIFVGACALMNPLCLLLSPVALVWSAFYSVCKRFTKWCHFVLGSVLGLAPVAGWLSIEPVLTLPAVLLFFGVTFWVAGFDLLYACQDRRFDRERGLHSIPARLGMKAALGISTLSHLVTGIFFILAGWAANLGPVYMVASLVIAAILLVEHRLISEDDMNRVNLAFFTLNGVISVLLFFAVALDLALYA is encoded by the coding sequence ATGCTCAAGAGCCTGATCGTCATCTGCCGCATGGTCAAGATCGAGCATTCGGTCTTTGCCTTGCCGTTCGCCTTTGCCGGAGCATTCCTGGCCGCGCGCGGCTGGCCCGGATTGTGGCCGCTGCTGGTGCTGACCGTGGCCATGGTCGCCGTGCGCTCCTTTGCCATGGGCTTCAACCGGCTCGTGGATCTGGACATCGACCGCGACAACCCGCGCACGCAGGACCGGCCGCTGGTGACCGGCGAGCTGTCCCGGGGATTCACCATGGTTTTTCTGGCGGCCATGGCCGCGATCTTCGTGGGCGCCTGCGCGCTCATGAACCCCCTGTGTCTGCTTCTTTCCCCGGTGGCGCTGGTCTGGTCCGCGTTCTATTCGGTCTGCAAGCGGTTCACCAAATGGTGCCATTTCGTGCTCGGCTCTGTGCTGGGCCTTGCGCCCGTGGCCGGATGGCTGAGCATCGAGCCGGTCCTGACCCTGCCCGCGGTCCTGCTCTTTTTCGGGGTCACTTTCTGGGTGGCCGGGTTCGACCTGCTCTATGCCTGTCAGGACCGCAGGTTCGACCGTGAACGCGGCCTGCATTCCATTCCGGCGCGGCTGGGCATGAAGGCGGCGCTCGGCATTTCCACGCTTTCGCATCTGGTGACCGGCATCTTTTTCATCCTTGCGGGCTGGGCCGCCAACCTCGGCCCGGTATACATGGTGGCCTCGCTGGTCATTGCCGCCATTTTGCTGGTGGAGCACCGGCTCATTTCCGAAGATGACATGAACCGTGTGAATCTGGCCTTTTTCACCCTCAACGGCGTCATCTCCGTGCTGCTGTTTTTTGCCGTGGCCCTTGATCTGGCCCTGTACGCCTGA
- a CDS encoding mechanosensitive ion channel family protein produces the protein MNMDVFADMDRVSGWLATILHWVSANLLSVDAAIEAGFALTALSVALLVCRIARPGFDHLAEEARKRSELLHAVVRPLCALTGPLIFALLCRTGELGMVSLDRSVVLLNVFYRLATAWAIVRLLSGLMPNRFWARVFSAVIWTGAALHIVGLYDDLINSLDAVSMSVGDSRISLLLVIKGILLAVVLLQSASIASRFFEQRMRGAGLSPSLQVLSVKAVRFSLFAAALLMAVSSMGIDLTSLAVLSGAVGVGIGFGLQKIFSNLVSGIILLMDRSIKPGDTIEIGEVYGTIRSLQARYASVLTRDGKEYLIPNEHLITNQVINWTYSDSNVRLKIPVGIAYESDVRLAMQLMEKAAASVSRVLKNPAPAARLVGFGDSSVDLQVRIWIRDSDKGVVNVQSEVLLNIWDAFHENGIEFPFPQQDVFIKPGSSFKLDR, from the coding sequence ATGAACATGGACGTTTTTGCCGACATGGACCGCGTTTCCGGCTGGCTGGCCACCATCCTGCACTGGGTTTCGGCCAACCTTCTGAGCGTGGACGCCGCCATTGAGGCGGGTTTTGCCCTGACCGCGCTGAGCGTGGCCCTGCTGGTCTGCCGCATTGCCCGGCCCGGCTTCGACCATCTGGCCGAGGAGGCCCGCAAGCGCAGCGAGTTGCTGCACGCGGTGGTGCGGCCCCTGTGCGCCCTCACCGGACCGCTGATATTCGCGCTTTTGTGCCGCACCGGCGAGTTGGGCATGGTCTCGCTGGACCGTTCCGTGGTGCTGCTGAACGTGTTCTACCGTCTGGCCACGGCGTGGGCCATCGTGCGGCTCTTGTCCGGACTCATGCCCAACCGTTTCTGGGCGCGCGTATTCTCCGCGGTCATCTGGACCGGCGCGGCCCTGCATATCGTGGGACTCTACGACGACCTGATCAATTCGCTGGACGCGGTCAGCATGAGTGTGGGCGATTCGCGTATTTCCCTGCTGCTGGTGATCAAGGGTATCCTGCTGGCCGTGGTGCTGCTGCAATCCGCGTCCATTGCCTCGCGGTTCTTCGAGCAACGCATGCGCGGGGCCGGGCTTTCACCGTCCCTGCAGGTGCTTTCGGTCAAGGCCGTGCGGTTTTCCCTGTTTGCGGCGGCCCTGCTCATGGCCGTCAGCTCCATGGGCATCGATCTGACCAGCCTTGCCGTGCTCAGCGGTGCCGTGGGCGTGGGCATCGGCTTTGGCCTGCAAAAGATTTTTTCCAACCTCGTGTCCGGCATCATCCTGTTGATGGACCGTTCCATCAAGCCGGGCGACACCATCGAAATCGGCGAGGTCTACGGCACCATCCGGTCCCTGCAGGCCCGCTATGCCTCGGTGCTGACCCGCGACGGCAAGGAATATCTCATCCCCAACGAGCACCTGATCACCAATCAGGTCATCAACTGGACCTACAGCGACAGCAACGTGCGCCTCAAGATTCCCGTGGGCATCGCCTATGAATCGGACGTGCGCCTTGCCATGCAGCTCATGGAAAAAGCCGCAGCCTCGGTTTCCCGCGTGCTCAAAAATCCGGCTCCGGCCGCCCGGCTGGTGGGGTTCGGCGATTCCAGCGTGGACCTGCAGGTTCGCATCTGGATACGCGATTCCGACAAGGGCGTGGTCAACGTGCAAAGCGAAGTGCTCCTGAACATCTGGGACGCCTTCCACGAAAACGGCATCGAGTTCCCGTTCCCGCAGCAGGATGTTTTCATCAAGCCAGGCTCTTCCTTCAAGCTCGACAGGTGA